CTTTGCCTCAACGAAGAAAGACGAGCACTGCCGATTGCGCCCGACGTGTGTTGGCTATTAGCTTGCTGTGTTGCGGCTAAAGACGGTCGCTTATTTTTTGACATTGCTCTTCTTCTGTCACACCTTAACACAGGTCCAAGACTGTAACTCCAATATAAAATGGTAAGTGTCCCTCATTTTAATCATTTTGCGGTGTGCTGTGAGCACAAGCGATGTCGGGTTGAATCCGCGGCCTCCTTCGTCACATCTCCGCCACGTTAGCAACACTACAGTGGGTTGTTTTGGCCAACCTGAATAACCTCCACGTATTTTCTTAATGCGTTTCTTGCACGAAAATATAGAAACTGCATGGACATTTGTCATGGAAATGCATCAGCTCCCTTCTCGCTGCTAAGTTAGCTTAGCACGGAATGTAAACAAACGTCCATGTTTCCTGTTTTAAGACTTATTTATGATCAGTACGTTTAGGGACATTTGTAAAGCAGCGATAGAAAACATCTGATGTCAAAAACTCTACATTGAGAATGCTCCTATGGATAGTGAAATGTCTTATGTGTGTGATGCTGAAAGTAAAATGGTAATTGTATTTCAGGACAGCGAGATGTCTGAGGGTGAACTCGCTCCTGGACCAGAGACCAGCAGCATGGATGGAGAGAATGCTCCTCTTTACTGCATCTGCAGGAAACCAGACATCAACTGCTTCATGATGTGAGAGCATCAGGACCACAGGCTTGCTCTACTAACCAGCTCTAACAATTAGCTGAAATGTGATTCTGTCTCCTGTGGTCCAGTGGCTGTGACAACTGTAACGAGTGGTTTCATGGAGACTGCATCAACATCACAGAGAAGATGGCGAAGGCAATCCGAGAGTGGTACTGCATGAAATGCAAAGGTTTGAATTTTCATATTCCGCACGTGGTGCTTACAAAGAAGTTTAAATGACAATCTTGCTGTCAACAGATAAAAATCCATTGTTGGAAATTAAGtacagaaaggaaaagaagatgcGGGAAAAGGATGTCGATTCAGACAGAGAAAGACAATACAGCACACCAAGTACCCCAGACTACAAGAGCGATCGGCGGCGAGGATCAAAGGTAAGTTATTACACAGTTTGAAATGTACCTTTTATCATCGTGCCATTGCTATGATCCATGATTGACTGTTTTTCTTGTGTCATCTCCTGCCATCACAATAATACTTGTCTGGTATGTGTTCCTTTTTTCACTTCACAcatttcttctttaaaaataatgtatcaCTTTAATCGTCCAATCATTTGTTTAGGTGAAGCGGTCGGTGCGTATGTGTGGGGAATGCGAGCCCTGCAGAAGGACTGAGGACTGTGCCCAGTGTGACTTCTGCAAGGACATGAAGAAATTCGGCGGCCCTAACAAAATAAGACAGAAGTGCAGGTTCCGGCAGTGTGAAGTCCGAGCGAGGGTACGTTGTACACAAGCCCTGATGGTGGAGATGATCATCATTATTTCACTTTATCCTTAACTGTTTCCTTTTTAAGTCATAAATGTGTGTGAATTTTCTTGTAGCAATGAGCTTGAGTGGTCACATCATTGTCTAAGTACTTAATCCAATTGTTTGTGTGCGCCTAGTCAGGAAATGTAATACTTGTtgtgcacagaaaatgttgcgGGTGAAAGATGAGGAGTTCTCTTTACGAGAACGGAGGGAGAATTCCTACCACAGAAGGAGGAGGTACTCTGAGGACTACGACAGTGAAGCAGAACTGTACCAGCAATACAAGGCTGCGGGAATAGATGACAACATGGTAATATCAACTCCTTTTATTGTGGAGGATTTATTGAATAGAAGCTAACTGTCTTCTGCCATCCAGGCTTGgggcagtgatgatgatgacgagcCGCCCTTCAGTCCAGTCCTTCGAAAGAAAGCCGTCAAAGTGAAGCATGTCAAGAGAcgagaaaaaaagtttgacaAGAAAGTATGAGACTCATATTAAATATAGTTTTTCTGTATATGCAAGACAGGAATTTTGACTGTAAAAAAAACCATACTGTCCTCAGAAGGAGTCTCGGCGCCACAAGCAGAAGCAGAAACACAAGGACAGGACCCGACACAGTGAACGGGCGGACACGCGGGATCACGGAGGGCTGCATCAGTGTCTGGGACCAAGCTGTGTGAAGGCAGCGAGACCGAACTCCAAATATTGCTCTGAGGAGTGTGGCATGAAGTTGGCTGCCAAGTGAGAACTTCTTTTGACAGAGTTAACGCCTCCTATATGTGTTTTCCATTTGCCCTCTGTGGGACCTTATGTCCTTCATGTATTACCAGTTTGTTGAATACCAGTGTGTAGAATACTTCTCTTTCAAACCAGTATTCATTCAATACTCCTTGTGTTTGATATCTATCAAAAATCTGTCAGTATGTTGTTGCTGTATCAGTTTTAGATTGCTGTTAGCGATCTTTATGTCTCCCGAGTCTTGCAAAGATCTCTGTCTGTAGGGACATTAACGTGGTTATCCCCACATGCTTGTTCTTGTTGACAATCAACAGTAGTCCATTTGTAATGGTGTCTAGGTATATTGCAGTTTAATAAGATTTCTTATGccttatgttgtttttttattatttatgctgTTATGATGTCTGTCTTCCATAGTCGAATCTACGAGATTCTGCCGCAGCGCATCCAGCAGTGGCAGAAGAGCCCGTGCATTGCGGAGGAGCACGGTAAGAAGCAGCTGGAGCGTATTCGCAGAGATCAACAAAACGCCCGTCTTCGACTGACTGAAATGGAACGGCGCTTTCATGAGCTGGAGGGGATCATTGCCAAAGCCAAGCAGCAGGCGGTGCAGCAAGATGAGGAGGTGAGTGTGGGTGGTGTGGATGCTTCGCGCTTGGTTACGCCGTCTCATGGTCACTTCCTGCTTTCAGGTGAACGAAGGTGACGGTGAAGACACGGACCTGCAGATTTTCTGTGTGTCTTGTAGTCACCCGGTGAATCCAAAAGTGGCGCTGAGACATATGGAGAGATGTTACGCGAAGGTAATGTTAATATCACTCTTGAACGATGACAAAATACCTCAGATGTTACATTCTTCAACTGTGCTTTCTGACAGTACGAAAGTCAGACCTCTTTTGGTTCCATGTACCCCACAAGAATAGAAGGGTGAGAACACAATCTTCCttgttattttaaatgtgtgtgctTTTCTAATTATGCTGTCTTTGTGTAGAGCGACCAGGCTCTTTTGTGACGTTTACAATCCCCAGAGCAAAACGTACTGCAAGAGACTGCAGGTTTTGTGTCCGGAGCATTCTAGAGATCCAAAGGTAGGCAGTCCCACGAGAGGATTTTTATCAGAACCAGTCAAGTTCTGATCCTCGACTGTCTCCTTAGATCCCGGTGGATGAGGTATGTGGCTGTCCTCTGGTGAAGAACGTCTTTGAGCTGACCGGAGAGTACTGCAGAGTTTCCAAACGGAAGTGCAATAAACATTACAACTgggagaagctgaggagagCAGAAGTCGACTTGGAGAGAGTCAGAGTGGTAAGTAGCCGTGTAGGGCTTGGGTAGTGAGTCACAATATTCGATTAGCGTGTTGGACTTTCAGAAGTATTTTCCACAATTATTCTGAAAGTGTCCATTGATTTCAATGTGTAGCACTTgatctgtttttcatttaacttcCCTGGAGCTTTTTTAAATCGACCATTTCCTCCCTGCAGTGGTACAAGTTGGACGAACTCTTCGAACAGGAGCGAAACGTCAGGACAGCGATGACCAACAGAGCCGGTCTACTGGCTCTGATGTTGCACCAGACAATCCAGCACGACCCGGTGACTACTGACCTCCGCACCAACAAGGATAGATAGTAGTATAAGACtgaataatttttttattcaacgtccATCAAGTGGGTCAACGTTGTATTGGACTATGTTGACTTTTAACAGCACACAGGTTTTTGTATTACTGCAGTCTTTCTGTGGTTATTTTTGAAACTACGTCTGTCTTTGACTTAAATACTTAAATAAACTCtataaaaaaatgtggtttcctattttaattttcatccCCGAAATGAAACAACAGCGTATGTTTTCTTCAGCTCAAGGTGGATGGTGTGCAAAGCTTAGGATCCCACACACTGGCAGTTTGCTACCTCCGGATGAGGAGCTCTAGAGGTCTTCAATCTTGATTTCTACATCTAGCTTACTCATGGAATGTGAGTTACACCCGTATTAACGCCTGTGCAGTTACGACTGCTGATTCCTATCGTGGACTTGTCTGTGCCCCATCAATCCGATAAGATGCGAAGACGATGTTTTATGGGCAAGATGTTTGCTTCCACTGCATCCCGACGACGACAACATCGCCTCAGATTTCACCAGAGGTTTATGATTTATGTGGTTTGTTTTGGCGTTTTTTCACAACCCCCGCGAACTGTTCCGTCGTGCCGTTACACTGAATAGCGATAAGTTTCTTTGTGAATTACCATTTTTAAGCgcgttcttctttttttgtcccACGAACACTTCCGTACGCGTCAGACGTGGCTCGCTAACGTCCTGTTaagtaaatatttttctttCGTTTTCTGCTCATTATTACGATAAACACCGTCCTCGGTGTGTATGTTTCTTGTCATACTGTGAAGTACATAACTTACCAACGGGAGGGAAAATTGCAGGGATATTTATACCTGAACTGAGTAACGCTGGCGCTATCTTATGGTAACCCTCGTTCCCGTTTCTTATGTTGTTGTCGTCCTTATTTATTCCTGCATGTGGTTGATATTGTCAATGTGTTACCCATGTTTGCATTAAAATACGGTTTCAGTTAGATTATTAGTTCCGCGACAAGAAAACTTGAGATAACACGTCAATGGCTAATGATGCTATTGATGCTAGCTAGCACCGGTATGGTCAACCGTGACGTTTATTCTCTTTCACTGCATTTTATACGATTTTACTGGTAAACAGGCAAATGCgacttttctgtttgttttcatcgtGAGAGCGACTGGGGTTGTGACTCTTGTGGGCGTTATTGTATACAGCTAGCATCACAACAACAGATGCTAGCCATGCTAGTAGCACATTGACTTTCGCTATCTATAATCTGAACAATAACTTACTTTCACTAGATTTGCCATGGAACACTGAACGTGTTTGAACGTCCTGACGGTAAAACTGCACAAACAGTGGAGCCAGTAGTCCAGAGCAGGTCAGTTGGAAGATGCTTTAACAGTCATTTGAGTGAATGCATACAAACAGTTAAAGATGTGTGTTTTGACAACTGCTAGATCAATGGACGAGGAGTATCCCTTCAGTCCCGTTGAAGAGCCTGCAGATGAAAGCGATGGACCAAGCGTCGAAAAGACAAGCCCTGAAGTGGAAAGCACTGAACAGATACTGCAATTGGAGGAAAGTCCTGTGTTAGATTATGTAGACGAGATCAAGGATGAGACAAAGGATGACCCTCAAGCCTTTGAACCTCCTCTTGACTGGCTTGAACCcctggaagatgatgatgatgacgatgaggaGGGGAGCCttggaggagagagtgagatAAGCGTGAATGTCGGGACCACTGGGAAGAAACGCAAAAAGGGTCCACTGTAAGTTCTATGAACAGTTGTCTCTGGAATTGTTTGAAAACATGTTATACTGTCCTGAAGCGATTTAATTGTGCTGTGGTGGGATCATTTTAAATTTACTCTCAGAACTCCTGTATTTGATGTGTCACTATTACtcaagattttttaaaatatcaatTTAAGAATAGAGTTTTTGGACACCTCTGGGGAGGTAGCTTCATTTACTGGGAATGAAAAGCAGAAATCAAAGATTTGTCAGTTATCAGGTTACAAATACAGTTATCAGCTGTGATAAatattattgtaatatttgtccCAATTAATTATTAATGAGAATATGAGAATCAGGAAGTGGTTTATAAATTGTTGACAAAGGTATGTTTTCCCCTGTGGTGACACTTCCCTTTCCCTGAGAAtcaatgtacagtatgttgtgATTACTTAAACAGGAATGTGGTGAACACATTCCAAATTTTAACAATTCACAATGagctaaaaacaaaaactactgGCTTTCCGTTGTTTCAGATTTTTATACATAACTTCAAAGGTTTCTTGGTGCAATCGTGGTGCTGTTTGTCTGTCATGTTTTTCTGTATTTGAACAACCTACTCTTTGCCTATTTCAAACTATAATTATTTGGTAATGTTCTTCCTTCTTTCAGTTTTCACCTACCTCGTGGTAAAAGATCGCATCCTGATGAAGGGTGGGAGGAGTGGCCTTTGCTTGGAGATGGCTGGAAACGCAAAGAAGTTGTTCGACGTTCAGGTTCAAGCATTGGCCAAAAAGATGTTTATTATTTAAGGTATTTTGTTTCCgtttgttgttttgacttgtcGTACAATGCCTCATGAAACCACACctgtgatgttttttatttgtcatggtATCATTCGTTGTACCTTATGTTtgctgttggtttgttttctcttccttaGCCCGAGGGGTGACCGTGTGAGAAGTAGAGTCGAACTGGTATCGGTGATGGCTGGTGCACTTGACCTTTCACAATTTGAATACAAGACAGGGCTCTTTCTTAACGGACAAGTACCCAAAAGACGTAGAAAAAAGGTGCCGCCCATCATCTGGAATTGTAACTCTTGAGTGTTGGAGCCAATGACTTAATGTATTACTCTGTCCCGTCCTAGAAAAAAGTACGGGAGCGGTCGTCTTCAGAGTCAAGCTGGTTAGAGAGAGGGGATGGTGCCGACACTCCAGACTCCATCCACCGGCTTACGCCCAACTTGGTGACAAAAACCTCTCAACAAAACCTAACCTGTTTCTTGTTACCGAAACACACGGAGACCACAGTCAAGCCTGAACCACCCAATGGAGATAGTAtcaaactccctcttccttcgGCATCCAGGCACACCCCTCTTCCCGCCATAAACGGAGAAGCTGCAAGTCAGGAAAGCATTCTGTGAGGCCCATATTTAATTTCTCACCGGTAATTAATTGGGGTTTTTGTTAACAGCTAATCTAAATTGGAATTCTCAACAGAGAATGTTCCAGATGTGGAATTTCCTTCACGGGAACCAAGTAtgacaagaagaggaagaagcctTGCTGCGCCTCCTGCTGGGGTACATCTCTTGACTCAGCTGTCCTTTGTCAGTGTGCTTTTTATGGGCGATTAAATTaatgtttctatttttgtgTCAACAGCCTTCAAGACTAAAGAACATCCTATGATTCGCTTTCGAAAGGTAAACctttcacagtgctgtcattgatgtgtattatatattttgatttatttcttactAAGTATATATTTGCATAATACTTATTTGTCCAAAAACATTTCCTTGATGAATGTATCCACCACCATTTCAGGAGCTGTGTCATATAATATGCTGTGTACAAAGCCCTTCAACATTAAGTGATGTGCTGAAATTCAATAAAATAGTTGACCAACATGACTGTTGTCATTGGTCCTTTATCATATATTTAAGTTATTGGGGGTGAAATAAACCATGCTATGTAAAGTAAACTGATGGATCTTGTTACCCATGACAAGTGATATCATCCCCTGATTTAATACcgaaacatgaagaaaaaatagcTCTTATCTCAGTCGTGTGTTGAACAATGCAAGTATAGAATTCGAATCAGACCAGTTATTGACTCGAAATATTTTGTCGTCTTTTCGAAAATCATCTTTGTTGTTCTATTGTTTTGTCTAAATTGTATCTACCACAATGACAGAAGTGTTTCTTTAACAAATATGTCTTTCTTTGCCTCGAAGTGGATTCCCTGTGGTCAGTGCATGGGATGCCTTACAACAGTGAATTGTGGGCAGTGTGCAAACTGCAGAAATGGATTCCAAGGGACGGAGCTTCGAAAGCGCATATGCAGCAAACGCAGATGTTCATGTCCCATCCGTAAGGTAGGTTGATGTGCGGTGTGGTGGCATTCTCCTGTGCCAAAGTGGAGTCCTCTATCAATGATGTTTTGCTCTGAATTGCCATGTCAGGGCCTAGCTGTCAACCCCGCAGTAAAGAAGGCAGAAGTGGAAGAAGTTGAGGACATCAGTAACCAGGTAAGAAAAAATATGCCCCATTGATTTGTAGcttattaaaacaaacaatcaGCATTTACCATAAAACAGGATCATGAATTAATATGCTCACAAAATCCATACCGTgagtttgaatgaatgttttcaatACTGCAGTCACACTTTCCTGTTTTAAACCTACATGCTCCCCCCCCAAAAATACAGGGAATGAGTAGTTAAAAACCACGAACCCATACATTCAAGATAACTTCCACGCTTCCAAAATAGACTACTGTATGTAATTTGCTCTGTATTTTCCCTGTGTATATGTAGTACATAGTACTGTAGTATAAGTACTATGAGAACATTAATCTTGTTTTCTAGTGTCACTGATATGGAACCTTTGACACAGCTATGAAACAAACCATAATGTACAGCACAATGTGACTGTTTGAAGAGGAAGATTAAGGGAGTATCAGCCTTTAGCAATGAATTGGTATCTTTCATTGGTACATGATTAATGGATTTGAGTCCTTTATTTACTGCCATAGCAgtaaaaataaaggtttctgctcctcctctgccaATTTTTTAACAGTGTGGTATGCAGTACCTGAAAGAAATACTTgagtgaaagcaaaaaaaaaaaagtcactccaATCACAAGACATCTGGAAGTACCTGATTTTTAGTGTACCTGTGTATCAGAAGTAGTTTCCTGATGCAGAAGTATTTAAACAAAGTTAAATAAAATCATGTTCCTCTGGCCAGGGAGACACTGTTCACCAGTGTTGGTCGCCTGAATGCAGAAGTGATATCCTGAGTGATGCAGCGCTTGTACAGTGCTAAGTGCTATTTTGAAACGTAACTTTAACATGATAGCTCAAAGTAGTTTGCTGTCCTGAAGCTCCTGGAGCCCCTGTAGTTGGCGAATAATAGCACAGTGAAAGTGTAGGTTGTGGATCATTTTAATAGCGAAGtacaaatatactgtattttttctttgtaacaacaaaacgtttttttttttcttaaagttCCAGCCAACTCCAACAGAGTGTGTCACTCTGAAAAGCAGTGACACAGAAAATGTTTCCCTAAACCCGGATCCAGAGGACGATGAAGACATGTCAactgacgatgatgatgatgtatgttattttgtttatttacaaaacaaCTCTTGGTAACGCTTTATATTGGTGACCACCATTGATAAACACAGTTCTCATATTCatacatgaaacagtgttggaaTTTTCAGActcctctagatggcactctctgctgtataatctttggctctgaacaactatttcaatgaaattgctcatcattttcaaaccaaaggcgccacctactgagctgtgaacattgtgacactgtttcatgaagcctcttcaacccatcactagtagttTATTCACAGtaatttaaagtgtaactgaaaTATGTTTGAGTATCAGAAGAACACTTGATTTTTTGGATCTGAATCCAACAGAATTCTGTATTCTGCTGGATTGATGGAAAATATTACACAGTGGTAAAGTAAATTTGTGTGTaatattttgttcatgtttcataAATTCCTGCTGCAAAGATAGATTGTCAATTCACGTTGTCATCAAAAGAGCACCATTAAGTTTCAAGTGACCTTTCCTGAGCAACTTGTTTTCTTTAACTGTTTCTGGatggtcatgttttcatgaaaaactAAAGAGATTATCCAGATTATCTCTGCGCAGGATTTTCCCAGAGATTTCTTTGTCGACATCTGTCATTTCCATAAATGTTTGCTCTGTCAGCTTCCAGTATATTTTCCTGCAACTGGAAATTTGCTCTGTCCAAAAGGTCATTTAATTTATTAGACAGCGGTGGACACTGTAATCTCCAAACGCATGACCGAACAAAAGCACAATCTTGTCAGAAGCAGGTCATTCAAGGTCCACGTTTCCTGCCGCTGTCTTTAGCACGAccataatgaaaacattcttatGGAGAGTAATCGTGTCAGTACAACTAGACTGCTGTGTTTTTGGCATTCGCCGTTTTGTTAGCTGAGATAACGTGAGGAGCATGTGTGACTGTAGGAAGCCTGTACCTTGTGATGCCAAAGGCCACGTGATGATTGATGTAACTTTGTGTTTCAGTGGCATAAGAAGCGAAAGCGGCGTGCCTGCGGGGAATGTAAAGCCTGTCTCTGCAGGAGAGACTGTGGCACATGTGACTTCTGTGTTGACAAACCCAAGTTTGGTGGCAGCAACAAAAAGAGACAGAAATGTCGACTACGTCAGTGTCAAAGGCAGGCCATGGTAGGTTACAAGAAAATGAAGGTATAAATGAAATACCTCTTCATCTTGTGAAGTTAAGCTTGGGTTTCTTCTCGGCAGAGGCATTTGCTTCCTGCAGAGATGGAAATTGAGTTTGGAGCAGATAGCTCGCTGCTGCCTGGAAGACCACGACCTCACTACACTTACAGTCGAAAGTCGACCGCCAAGAAGAACAAGCCGCACGCTGAAATAGACCTCACTGACAACGAAGATGAAGACACAGGTTTTTTGCAGGTCGGTTAATTTCTTTTCAATGCCCTTTTGTCGAGAAACAAAAATAACCTGGTGTGTGGTCTTCAGCAGAATTACTGGCCCTTGCCACCTGAAAGCAACGACTTGAAAAGCCAATCGTGTATGCAGGTTTGAAAACGTCACTTTGCATTTTAACTAAATGCTTTCGACAAACTGACagtcattttgtttctgtttttcaaaGATGAATCATTCGGAAATTATGGAGCTGAACGGAGTGGAGGAGTTATTTTCACATGCCAACATCCGTGACAGCAGTTATAATGTAAGTAGCTGCGTATTACAGATGTTGCGACCAAGCAAAACGGAGAGGAATCATTTCCTAGTCTTTATTCAACTCATTTCTTCAAGTGTGTTGCATCTTGAAAGCCAgcacaattcacaaaacattttattctgTAGTGCGTGTGAGTGGAATGATCTTTAGATTATGAGTTTGCAATATTCACTGCTATTGTGTGGCTCTTTCTCACTTAAGTATTTGAGCTCTGATCGTGAAACTATACTTGGTAGTTTCTAAACTAAGTTCAGACGTGAGTAGAATATATGGCAACCAAGTCGTAAAATCCTTACTACGGCGAGGAGACTCTCAAAACTGCTACATCTGCGTAACCAGTACTGGCGGAAACCAAAATCAGATTTTGCATATCCTGCATACCAGAGGTTGTCACTGAGAAAAGCTCTTAAAAAGGGTTCTGTGACCTTCTTGCAATATCGCTGTCACACACTTAACAAACACAATTAGTCATCACTCTACTTGTGGCTCATTGGTCCGCTACCCTCCGAACCATCCATATCGTTGTTCACAGGTGACTTGATCTCTGTTACCCCCTAGCTATTTGCTTTGTGTGTCCCTCAGCTGCCTCTGGCCGACCTTGCTAGTCACCGTTCTTGCTTGACATTAGGGCTGCAGCAACATAGTTGACTCTCATTACCTCAGCCACGGAGGCTATGTTTTGAGCAGTGTTGGACTATCTGTCAGTGGTCAAAAGCACTTGAAAATctatggatggatttggatgaaattttcatgcgGATCAGTGTTTTGATCCAGGAATGAATTTTGCATTGTTATTGCCTGTGCATCTAACATGGTCTCATCTTCCTGTTTATATTTTTGCTTAAAATCCTTATTTATTCTTCCCCACATGCGCGCTGTAGTGCGGAGGTTCTGTCATGACTCACTGTTCTGACGGTTACAGGTTTGATTCACTCATGAACCAACAGGTAATCCGACGTAACAACATATATATTCATACCATATTTATCAAAATTACTATTTGCTTCACTACTATAAGAGGTGTCTTTCACCCATACACACAGTGCTCAGTTGGTTACCAGTCAAATGTCTACATGACATGCAGTGCTTGTAACTCCTGCATACGGCCCAGTATGAGGATGTTTCTAGCACACACAGTAGCCAGTACTTGTTGGAAGAGAAATGCTAGAGGGAAGGCATGTGgtgtcaaggtcaaggtcattTAATGTCACTCACAAGAGCTTTTTAAAGGTACAGTTAAAGtctgatttatttactttattttattttattttccttttgacTCCTCTATGAAGTGCATTGAAGGTTTTCAACATAGTTTGACAGTGTTAAATATTAGCatgaaaaatctatttttgacTTTCAAAGGGTGTGGCTGCATTATgccaagacaaacaaacatttacaagaaaaaaaaccttcttgTGTCTGAATGGATCATCGTGCTGCTTGGATCATTAATAAACCACAaatgttgttttcctcctgtTGTTCGTAGGACCAGCCACGTAAAAGAAATGAAGGCAGAACATTTAAAAGCAAAGATGGTCTGAATCTGGTTTTGAATAACATGGAAGAGCAGGACGAGCGGGAAGACGAGGACGACTTTCCAATGGtaagtgctggtttgttcagTAATACAGCTGCGTGAGTGCCACAAACTCCCTAAGAGTGACAGACCTGCAGTGAAGATGAGGGAACTGTAGTGTGCTTTTATGACAAGGTT
Above is a window of Synchiropus splendidus isolate RoL2022-P1 chromosome 6, RoL_Sspl_1.0, whole genome shotgun sequence DNA encoding:
- the mbd1b gene encoding methyl-CpG-binding domain protein 1b isoform X4 → MICHGTLNVFERPDGKTAQTVEPVVQSRSMDEEYPFSPVEEPADESDGPSVEKTSPEVESTEQILQLEESPVLDYVDEIKDETKDDPQAFEPPLDWLEPLEDDDDDDEEGSLGGESEISVNVGTTGKKRKKGPLFHLPRGKRSHPDEGWEEWPLLGDGWKRKEVVRRSGSSIGQKDVYYLSPRGDRVRSRVELVSVMAGALDLSQFEYKTGLFLNGQVPKRRRKKKKVRERSSSESSWLERGDGADTPDSIHRLTPNLVTKTSQQNLTCFLLPKHTETTVKPEPPNGDSIKLPLPSASRHTPLPAINGEAASQESILECSRCGISFTGTKYDKKRKKPCCASCWAFKTKEHPMIRFRKWIPCGQCMGCLTTVNCGQCANCRNGFQGTELRKRICSKRRCSCPIRKGLAVNPAVKKAEVEEVEDISNQFQPTPTECVTLKSSDTENVSLNPDPEDDEDMSTDDDDDWHKKRKRRACGECKACLCRRDCGTCDFCVDKPKFGGSNKKRQKCRLRQCQRQAMRHLLPAEMEIEFGADSSLLPGRPRPHYTYSRKSTAKKNKPHAEIDLTDNEDEDTGFLQQNYWPLPPESNDLKSQSCMQMNHSEIMELNGVEELFSHANIRDSSYNCGGSVMTHCSDGYRFDSLMNQQDQPRKRNEGRTFKSKDGLNLVLNNMEEQDEREDEDDFPMITHIFSLADRSNGGGDQNQLAKLLKSLQEADLPVLWYAIMVDGPLLQIIQCSKKSSMADTMVLIDTAFHFQITVQKQPLLPTHWLYDDFPARLTCVAEVVNLLTALEKYSVCHGLPPKDTYSSLQPITLERASTCHFVVKKNVGVCSNCKLLCE
- the mbd1b gene encoding methyl-CpG-binding domain protein 1b isoform X5, whose translation is MDEEYPFSPVEEPADESDGPSVEKTSPEVESTEQILQLEESPVLDYVDEIKDETKDDPQAFEPPLDWLEPLEDDDDDDEEGSLGGESEISVNVGTTGKKRKKGPLFHLPRGKRSHPDEGWEEWPLLGDGWKRKEVVRRSGSSIGQKDVYYLSPRGDRVRSRVELVSVMAGALDLSQFEYKTGLFLNGQVPKRRRKKKKVRERSSSESSWLERGDGADTPDSIHRLTPNLVTKTSQQNLTCFLLPKHTETTVKPEPPNGDSIKLPLPSASRHTPLPAINGEAASQESILECSRCGISFTGTKYDKKRKKPCCASCWAFKTKEHPMIRFRKWIPCGQCMGCLTTVNCGQCANCRNGFQGTELRKRICSKRRCSCPIRKGLAVNPAVKKAEVEEVEDISNQFQPTPTECVTLKSSDTENVSLNPDPEDDEDMSTDDDDDWHKKRKRRACGECKACLCRRDCGTCDFCVDKPKFGGSNKKRQKCRLRQCQRQAMRHLLPAEMEIEFGADSSLLPGRPRPHYTYSRKSTAKKNKPHAEIDLTDNEDEDTGFLQQNYWPLPPESNDLKSQSCMQMNHSEIMELNGVEELFSHANIRDSSYNCGGSVMTHCSDGYRFDSLMNQQDQPRKRNEGRTFKSKDGLNLVLNNMEEQDEREDEDDFPMITHIFSLADRSNGGGDQNQLAKLLKSLQEADLPVLWYAIMVDGPLLQIIQCSKKSSMADTMVLIDTAFHFQITVQKQPLLPTHWLYDDFPARLTCVAEVVNLLTALEKYSVCHGLPPKDTYSSLQPITLERASTCHFVVKKNVGVCSNCKLLCE